From Ictidomys tridecemlineatus isolate mIctTri1 chromosome 2, mIctTri1.hap1, whole genome shotgun sequence, the proteins below share one genomic window:
- the Sh2d3a gene encoding SH2 domain-containing protein 3A isoform X7: MWKTKPAPSALKMSMQGPQNGEDLNHQPWYHGLLSRQKAEALLLQDGDFLVRASGSRGGHPVISCRWRGSVLHFEVFRVVMRPRPGRPAALFQLEDERFPSMAALVLSYVTGCRPLSRATGAVASRPVIRQGPLRRSFSEDILMDCPVRTGHFRDRKWSNSQPADLELTGESKEDHSRPGCRPPRSDQNSASCHGRRFGPGTAHASPWASLEAGTAGETLVLCLRRLETLALAGALAVLGCSGPLEERAAALRGLVELALAMRPGAAGDLPGLAAVMGALLMPQVSRLEHTWRHLRRSHTEVALAFEQELKPLMRALDEGAGPCDPGEVALPHWAPAVRLLEGEELAGPLEEGCERLLRTLHGARQMAGDARKFRKAAAQRLRGFQPNPELREALTTSFMRRLLWGSQGASAPLSERLEKFQHVLSILSQRLEPDH, encoded by the exons ATGTGGAAGACCAAGCCTGCACCCTCTGCCCTCAAGATGTCCATGCAGGGGCCACAGAATGGAGAGGACCTCAACCACCAACCCTGGTACCATGGACTCCTATCCCGCCAG AAGGCCGAAGCTCTTCTTCTGCAAGATGGCGACTTCCTGGTCCGTGCCTCCGGGTCCCGTGGGGGCCACCCTGTGATCTCCTGCCGCTGGCGGGGCTCCGTTCTACATTTCGAAGTGTTTCGTGTGGTCATGCGCCCCCGGCCAGGCCGACCAGCAGCTCTCTTTCAGTTGGAGGACGAGAGGTTCCCCAGCATGGCTGCCCTGGTTCTCAGTTACGTGACCGGCTGCCGCCCGCTGTCCCGGGCCACAGGGGCTGTGGCCTCCAGGCCCGTGATTCGGCAGGGGCCTCTGCGGCGCAGCTTTAGCGAGGATATACTGATGGACTGCCCAGTCCGCACAGGACATTTCAG GGACAGGAAGTGGAGCAACAGTCAGCCTGCAGACTTGGAGCTCACAGGGGAGTCAAAAGAAGACCACTCTAGACCAG GCTGCAGGCCTCCTAGGAGTGACCAAAATTCAGCGAGCTGCCATGGGCGTCGCTTCGGGCCTGGAACTGCTCACGCTTCCCCATGGGCATCGCTTGAGGCTGGAACTGCTGGAGAG ACCCTTGTTCTCTGCCTCCGCAGGCTAGAGACGCTGGCCCTGGCCGGGGCGCTGGCGGTGCTGGGCTGCTCTGGACCGCTGGAGGAGCGCGCAGCCGCACTGAGAGGCCTGGTGGAGCTGGCTTTGGCGATGCGGCCAGGGGCAGCAGGGGACCTGCCCGGGCTGGCTGCGGTCATGGGAGCCCTTCTTATGCCACAG GTGTCCCGGCTGGAACACACGTGGCGCCACCTCCGACGGAGCCACACAGAGGTTGCGCTGGCCTTCGAGCAGGAGCTGAAGCCGCTGATGCGGGCGCTGGATGAGGGAGCGG GACCCTGCGACCCTGGCGAGGTGGCGCTGCCGCACTGGGCGCCCGCGGTGCGCCTGCTGGAGGGCGAGGAGCTTGCGGGGCCGCTGGAGGAGGGCTGCGAGCGGCTGCTGCGGACCCTGCACGGTGCGCGTCAGATGGCCGGCGACGCGCGCAAGTTCCGCAAGGCGGCTGCCCAGCGCCTGCGAG GATTCCAGCCTAACCCGGAACTGAGGGAGGCCCTGACCACTAGTTTCATGCGGAGGCTGCTCTGGGGGAGCCAGGGCGCCAGTGCGCCCCTATCAGAACGCCTGGAGAAGTTCCAACATGTGCTTAGCATCCTGTCGCAGCGTCTAGAGCCTGACCACTAA